The DNA region TTTCCCCCAAGCCGCCATCAGTTTGGCAATCAAAATGCTTTTAGTTCCCCTGCTGCTTGGCAGTACTTTATCTTTATTTGGCGTGACTGGTTCCGCCGCCAAGGTCATTGTTTTACAAATGGCAATGCCGCCAGCATTTGCGACAATGGTGCTGGCTGAAACTTTCAATCTTGACCGTAACCTCGCCGTGACTTCCTTAGCCTTGGGAGTCTTGCTGTTGTTGGTGACTTTGCCTGTGTGGCTGTGGCTATTCTAAATTTTAGATTTTAGATTTTGGATTTTGGATTGGTAAATTCAGTTGTAGGGCAATAATTTGTCAGCATAATTGACTTAGCTTTGCTGCCAAATCTGCGGGGCTGGTATGTTCGTAATGTTCAAAGGGTTGGTGAATCCAAGGATTGTCCGGTAAGTAATCGACGTAATAATCAGGTTTAATCACTGAACAGGCTTTATACCAAACGACGGCGCTGCGAATTTCCGCAATTGAGGAATCGACATTTTCCCGTAACCAAGGAATTGTCTGTTGAAGAGTAATTCCAGAGTCTACCAAGTCGTCAATTAACAGGATATGGGAACCTAACTTTTCCGTGGTCATGGTCAAATGATGGGAAACAGTGAGATTACCTCGCACTTGTTTGCCGGGGCCGCTATAAGATGATGTCGCTAAAATGGCCAATGGCTTTTGATAAATCCGAGAAATAATATCTCCAACTCGCAGTCCGCCTCTGGCTAGGCAAACAATTTGGTTGAATTCCCAACCAGATTGATATACCTGAACCGCCAGTTGTTCAATTTTGTAGTGATATTCTGACCAAGAAACGTAAAGGTCTGGCATAAAAAAGTAATTTTGAGGTAATACTGATAGCGATCGCAAACTTTTTATTTTAATCCGAGCCTCAGATATTATGAACGATTCTGACCAAAATCCGGCTTTGAGTCCAAAACTGGATTTTAAAACCAAATTAGCTTATGGTGCAGGTGATTTAGGCCCAGCAATTACCGCTAATATTTCCATATTCTTCTTGTTAGTCTTCTTTACCAATGTCGCTGGGATTCCCGCCGGGTTGGCTGGGAGTGTATTGTTGATTGGCAAAATCTGGGACGCTGTTAATGATCCGTTTGTCGGATTATTAACAGATAAAACCAAATCTCGGCGATGGGGTCGTCGGCTACCTTGGATGTTATATGGTGCGGTTCCTTTTGGGATTTTCTTTTTCTTGCAGTGGATTGTACCGCAATTTAGTAGCGATCGCAGTACAAATATTGGGGTTTTGTTTTGGTATTACGTCGTAATTGGGTTGATATCGCAGGTATTTTACACCGTTGTGAATTTGCCTTACACGGCGATGACTCCTGAACTTACCCAAGATTATGATGAACGCACCAGTCTGAACAGTTTTCGCTTTACTTTTTCGATTGGTGGCAGTATTTTATCGTTGATTTTAGCGCAAATAGTATTTTCGCAAATTCCTGACCGTCAACAACAATATTTTGTCTTAGCAGCGATTTGTACTGTAATTTCTGTAGTTTCCCTATATTGGTGCATTTTTGGAGTCCGCGATCGCATTTTAGCATTTGAAGCCAAACGCATCCAACTAGAAGAACCGCCATCAATCCCATTTTTTGAACAGTTAAAAATTGTTTTTACCAATCGCCCGTTTTTATTTGTCATTGGCATATATCTATTTTCTTGGTTGGCTGTGCAAATTACAGCCAGCATCATTCCTTATTTTGTGATCAACTGTATGAAACTCAAAGAAGCAGATGTTCCGACAGTGATGATTGCTGTCCAAGGCACTGCTTTAGTTATGTTATTTGTGTGGAGTAATTTAAGTAAGAAAATTGGTAAAAAACTTGTTTATTTTCTCGGTATGAGTTTATGGATAATCGCCGCCGCCGGACTATTTTTTTTACAAGCTGACCAATTAGTTTTAATGTATATTATGGCTATGATGGCTGGCGTAGGTGTATCCACAGCGTATTTAGTTCCTTGGTCAATGATTCCCGATGTGATTGAATTAGATGAACTCCAAACCGGACAACGCCGCGAAGGTATCTTTTATGGTTTCATGGTTTTGTTACAGAAGTTTGGGTTAGCATTCGGATTATTTCTTGTCGGTAACGCCTTACAATCTGCTGGTTTTAAAGAAGCTGTAGCGGGACAAAGCACTTTACCAGTTCAACCAGAATCAGCACTCACCGCTATTCGCCTGGCTGTCGGCCCTATCCCCACTGTTTGTTTAATTTGTGGTTTAGTTTTGACATATTTTTACCCCATTACTAAGGAAATACACGCGGACATATTGTTAAAACTCCGAGAACGTCAGGCAAACAACTCATAAATAATTTTTGGCACTATTTGAACTGAAACTATCTACAAATATGTTTTTAATAGTATAGAACTACAAGATTCCCAACTTCTTCAAGAAGTCGGGAATCTGAAAGTCTGACAGTTTTCTCAAGTCAAACATCCTCAAACTCGTAGTTACTGATTATGTGCCAGCTGCTAGG from Aulosira sp. FACHB-615 includes:
- a CDS encoding phosphoribosyltransferase, which encodes MPDLYVSWSEYHYKIEQLAVQVYQSGWEFNQIVCLARGGLRVGDIISRIYQKPLAILATSSYSGPGKQVRGNLTVSHHLTMTTEKLGSHILLIDDLVDSGITLQQTIPWLRENVDSSIAEIRSAVVWYKACSVIKPDYYVDYLPDNPWIHQPFEHYEHTSPADLAAKLSQLC
- a CDS encoding MFS transporter gives rise to the protein MNDSDQNPALSPKLDFKTKLAYGAGDLGPAITANISIFFLLVFFTNVAGIPAGLAGSVLLIGKIWDAVNDPFVGLLTDKTKSRRWGRRLPWMLYGAVPFGIFFFLQWIVPQFSSDRSTNIGVLFWYYVVIGLISQVFYTVVNLPYTAMTPELTQDYDERTSLNSFRFTFSIGGSILSLILAQIVFSQIPDRQQQYFVLAAICTVISVVSLYWCIFGVRDRILAFEAKRIQLEEPPSIPFFEQLKIVFTNRPFLFVIGIYLFSWLAVQITASIIPYFVINCMKLKEADVPTVMIAVQGTALVMLFVWSNLSKKIGKKLVYFLGMSLWIIAAAGLFFLQADQLVLMYIMAMMAGVGVSTAYLVPWSMIPDVIELDELQTGQRREGIFYGFMVLLQKFGLAFGLFLVGNALQSAGFKEAVAGQSTLPVQPESALTAIRLAVGPIPTVCLICGLVLTYFYPITKEIHADILLKLRERQANNS